A part of Solicola gregarius genomic DNA contains:
- a CDS encoding CHAT domain-containing protein, producing MSNGLLVQGYDHGDAISALDDFEQLAGPGVSYRARQQVTTRTSAGRDVQQTVELDGDDSDVLEIETANGLVRFTTMERARNDLKGLRSGHLEDLFDARRGDSPIVGVTRSSFTLTDPDIRAAVAELDDALKDAVIGRAGRTLISPVARRAMRRIAEWIDKPVPDEAEASLRRKKAKTPGLYAVDEGLLLEPRQRVEQPLDGGGPVLLLLHGTFSHTEAAFPGLRGTREWSRLSERHAGRAFALEHATLGKTPVQNAVDAAQVLPSGARLQIVSHSRGGLVGEALSLAAAQVAAHIKPDLEAYETAVRRFGVDDRALMAPDIEALPQLRAIVAERELSVERFVRVACPARGTLLASRRLDRYASYLFNLFRLIPGLRATGVVELVKLLLLTFLDQRSDVRAVPGLEAQMPESPFIATINTRAGVVANDRMAAIAGDVEGSGLLKRLKVLGADLYFREDHDMVVNTSAMVEGVPRAEPAVAMFKGAAYSHSNYFTDQIARAAMERWLNAKDLGTVSGFAASLTAPKRAPSRSLTSEGPVGTVVVVPDLFGSKVTVDGQPAWPDPSALTTIGIRDFLDPSRCAWSPTGLVDQYAGLVDALGEHYDVREFAYDCRSPLASAATELNTLLASDGVREPVHLVAHGSGCRIVTLAHDLPGSPIGGLSGRRVLLSPALAGTSSDTARGEGRDALAASLALIDGDDPSVIGALLRDACGAGDGRHPAGVDAPAASWNGYAAVFGRAAYTWTPHPDNPATLALTSDGDGHVALPSAADGRAADGLETHYLRLPFDRLVTDDGAINLVAGLLAGTVGATSPTTAPPHPVEEISAAPTVFPAVFPTADDLVWAGMHAPLPPPRDQTTLDVAIVHGNLASASEKLIVGTQYGTPIGGAEKALDERLDGTLQRHRLLGQYPGPLGTCQLFVRPERPGAGAAVIGIGDPGDLSPGQLTAGVTQAVLRLVAVRATDDEEPEQLELATVLIGTAGLGSMPIASAVGALLTGVRRANRRVRDQGLPHHVASLKIYELYEDRAIEALHAAARLRPDATADEDDVLRIAGVLQEGFEGRPGTPRTNYNADRWRTIRVSGTATDGADSGLRELSFTETGRSAGASTLISRAQHRLIDELVEQCIRTPSVDEQVYNTLYELLVPRSMKGQGRPSEHIMYLLDGAAAALPFEMLATRSFDDGVRPIAIEVGMIRRLETTRIREMIRTSPGRKALVIGDPYAGPGKPRLAAAVREANAVATLLETRGWEVNRLISRDEKDERIDTEAVMNALFAHEYRIIHIAAHGAYDESDPDRSGVCIGPDRFLTTHEFEQMQTTPDLVFLNCCHLGSGIGRPDHLASSVSRKLIDNGIRAVVAAGWAVDDAAAEAFATHFYDGLLSGDNLGATTLNARKRVYDRFGQTTNTWGAYQVYGEPAFQLERYSQTSIATDPTSRRGLREQLETLTQRALFADDADEACIRAELDDARECGAQRGWLQGNEHQAIGEVYRALGDYEGAIGSYNDALRTGGATAGFDIIAQLMGAHTHLGAEHLRIGTEDNQDHFATAQHLLGLWRELSTQSADSEPADPELLKAEANLRQHRLWCRIAERRGDGAANRASRDERSGEPDRDCSEERAAMQRDLTAAWRAFQKASGAFMDGKDRQYTTLAAIVFEWLGAVHEANGGPVDSGRVEEMVKRIRQVRKLAEEAPWSAAPFERLRLADADLALHVVGGTPAAADVAEAYTRVFDKGLSKRERATAMQWIALLHECLPREGDVARQRRQTIQQVEMTVQPWAERTRPPA from the coding sequence ATGTCCAATGGTTTGCTGGTTCAGGGGTACGACCACGGCGATGCGATCAGCGCGCTCGACGACTTCGAGCAGCTGGCCGGCCCGGGGGTGTCGTACCGAGCACGCCAGCAGGTCACCACTCGGACCAGCGCAGGGCGTGACGTCCAGCAGACCGTCGAACTCGATGGCGACGACTCCGACGTCCTCGAGATCGAGACCGCCAACGGACTGGTGCGGTTCACCACGATGGAGCGGGCCAGGAACGACCTGAAGGGCCTTCGCAGCGGCCATCTCGAGGACCTGTTCGACGCTCGCCGCGGAGACAGCCCGATCGTCGGCGTGACGCGGTCGTCGTTCACGTTGACCGATCCCGACATCAGGGCCGCCGTGGCGGAGCTCGACGACGCACTGAAGGACGCCGTCATCGGCAGGGCCGGCCGTACGCTGATCTCGCCGGTGGCACGCCGAGCCATGCGCCGGATCGCCGAGTGGATCGACAAGCCCGTCCCGGACGAGGCCGAAGCATCCCTGCGCCGCAAGAAGGCGAAGACTCCCGGCCTGTACGCGGTCGACGAGGGGCTGCTCCTCGAACCACGCCAGCGCGTCGAGCAACCCCTCGACGGCGGCGGACCCGTCCTGTTGCTCCTACACGGCACGTTCTCCCATACCGAGGCCGCCTTCCCCGGCCTACGCGGGACGCGCGAATGGTCCCGATTGTCCGAGCGGCACGCCGGGCGCGCGTTCGCGCTCGAACATGCCACCCTCGGCAAGACGCCCGTGCAGAACGCGGTCGACGCGGCGCAGGTTCTGCCGTCGGGGGCGAGGCTGCAGATCGTCAGCCACTCCCGCGGTGGACTCGTCGGCGAGGCACTGAGCCTCGCGGCCGCACAGGTTGCGGCGCACATCAAGCCGGACCTGGAGGCGTACGAGACGGCGGTCAGGCGCTTCGGCGTCGACGACCGCGCGTTGATGGCACCCGACATCGAGGCGCTCCCCCAGCTGCGCGCGATCGTGGCCGAGCGCGAGCTGAGCGTTGAGCGCTTCGTCCGGGTTGCGTGCCCGGCGCGCGGCACGCTGCTCGCATCACGCCGTCTCGATCGCTACGCCTCGTACCTGTTCAACCTGTTCCGGCTGATTCCCGGTCTGCGGGCCACGGGCGTCGTCGAGCTGGTGAAGCTATTGCTGCTGACCTTCCTCGACCAACGCAGCGATGTACGCGCCGTGCCCGGGCTCGAGGCGCAGATGCCCGAGTCGCCGTTCATCGCGACCATCAACACCCGTGCCGGGGTCGTGGCGAACGACCGGATGGCCGCGATCGCCGGCGACGTCGAAGGCAGCGGACTCCTCAAGCGACTGAAGGTGCTCGGGGCCGATCTGTACTTCCGCGAGGACCACGACATGGTCGTCAACACGTCGGCAATGGTCGAAGGCGTTCCCCGTGCCGAACCCGCGGTCGCGATGTTCAAGGGCGCCGCATACTCCCACTCCAACTATTTCACCGACCAGATCGCGCGTGCCGCGATGGAGCGCTGGCTGAACGCGAAGGACCTGGGCACGGTGAGTGGCTTCGCGGCATCGCTGACCGCACCGAAACGTGCGCCCTCTCGCAGCCTCACCTCCGAAGGCCCGGTCGGCACAGTCGTCGTGGTCCCGGACCTGTTCGGCAGCAAGGTGACGGTCGACGGGCAACCCGCCTGGCCGGACCCGTCCGCCCTGACGACGATTGGTATCCGCGACTTCCTCGACCCGAGTCGATGCGCCTGGTCTCCGACCGGCCTTGTCGACCAGTACGCGGGGTTGGTCGACGCGCTGGGCGAGCATTACGACGTACGCGAGTTCGCGTACGACTGCAGGTCGCCGCTGGCGTCGGCGGCAACCGAGCTCAACACACTCCTCGCGAGCGACGGAGTACGCGAGCCGGTTCACCTGGTTGCGCACGGCTCGGGATGTCGCATCGTCACGCTGGCCCATGATCTGCCGGGCTCGCCGATCGGCGGCCTGAGCGGTCGGCGCGTCCTACTCAGCCCCGCCCTGGCCGGTACGTCGAGCGACACCGCACGCGGCGAGGGGCGTGATGCCTTGGCCGCCTCGCTGGCGCTCATCGACGGCGACGACCCGTCCGTCATCGGGGCGCTCCTACGCGACGCCTGCGGCGCGGGCGACGGACGACATCCGGCCGGCGTTGACGCTCCCGCCGCCAGCTGGAACGGGTACGCGGCCGTGTTCGGACGGGCGGCGTACACCTGGACTCCGCACCCGGACAACCCTGCGACCCTTGCACTCACCAGCGACGGCGACGGGCACGTCGCGCTCCCGAGCGCGGCCGACGGGCGGGCTGCGGACGGGCTCGAGACGCACTATCTCCGGCTTCCCTTCGACCGGCTCGTGACCGATGACGGTGCGATCAACCTGGTCGCAGGGCTCCTCGCAGGCACCGTCGGCGCGACATCGCCGACGACCGCGCCACCACATCCGGTCGAGGAGATCTCGGCCGCACCGACCGTCTTCCCCGCGGTCTTCCCGACCGCCGACGATCTCGTCTGGGCAGGCATGCACGCGCCGCTGCCGCCGCCTCGCGACCAGACGACCCTCGACGTCGCCATTGTGCACGGCAACCTCGCCAGCGCGTCGGAGAAGCTCATCGTCGGCACCCAGTACGGCACGCCGATCGGGGGCGCGGAGAAGGCCCTCGATGAGCGGCTCGACGGCACGCTCCAGCGGCACCGCCTGCTCGGCCAGTACCCCGGGCCGCTCGGCACCTGCCAGCTGTTCGTCCGACCTGAGCGCCCCGGAGCCGGCGCGGCGGTGATCGGCATCGGCGACCCCGGCGACCTGAGCCCCGGACAGCTCACCGCCGGCGTCACGCAGGCCGTCCTTCGGCTCGTCGCCGTCCGCGCGACCGACGACGAGGAGCCGGAGCAACTGGAACTCGCAACCGTACTGATCGGGACGGCCGGCCTCGGCTCCATGCCCATTGCCTCGGCGGTCGGAGCGCTGCTCACCGGCGTACGGCGCGCCAACCGTCGCGTCCGCGACCAAGGGCTGCCCCACCATGTCGCGTCCCTAAAGATCTACGAGCTCTACGAAGACCGCGCGATCGAGGCCCTGCACGCTGCCGCCAGGCTTCGTCCCGATGCAACAGCCGACGAGGACGACGTACTTCGCATCGCCGGCGTACTGCAAGAGGGCTTCGAGGGGCGCCCTGGCACACCCCGCACCAACTACAACGCCGATCGCTGGCGGACGATCCGGGTGAGCGGCACGGCAACCGACGGCGCGGACAGCGGGCTGCGCGAGCTCAGCTTCACCGAGACCGGTCGCAGCGCGGGCGCGTCCACGCTGATCAGCCGCGCGCAGCACCGGCTGATCGACGAGCTGGTCGAGCAGTGCATTCGTACTCCGTCGGTCGACGAGCAGGTCTACAACACGCTCTACGAACTGCTCGTACCGCGCTCGATGAAGGGCCAGGGACGGCCCAGTGAGCACATCATGTACCTGCTCGACGGAGCCGCCGCGGCGCTGCCGTTCGAGATGCTGGCGACGCGGTCGTTCGACGACGGAGTACGCCCGATCGCCATCGAGGTCGGCATGATCCGCCGGCTAGAGACGACCCGCATCCGGGAGATGATCCGCACCTCGCCCGGCCGCAAGGCCCTGGTCATCGGGGACCCGTACGCCGGTCCGGGCAAGCCTCGACTCGCCGCAGCCGTACGTGAGGCCAACGCAGTCGCCACCCTCCTCGAGACCAGAGGGTGGGAGGTGAACCGGCTGATCTCGCGTGACGAGAAGGACGAACGGATCGACACCGAGGCCGTAATGAACGCGTTGTTCGCGCACGAGTACCGCATCATCCATATCGCCGCGCACGGCGCGTACGACGAGAGCGACCCCGATCGAAGCGGTGTCTGCATCGGCCCCGACCGGTTCCTCACCACCCACGAGTTCGAGCAGATGCAGACGACACCGGACCTGGTCTTCCTCAACTGCTGCCACCTCGGCAGCGGCATCGGCAGACCCGACCACCTCGCCTCGAGCGTGTCGCGCAAGCTCATCGACAACGGAATTCGCGCTGTCGTCGCGGCCGGTTGGGCCGTCGACGATGCGGCCGCGGAGGCCTTCGCGACCCACTTCTACGACGGGCTCCTCAGCGGAGACAATCTCGGTGCCACGACCCTGAACGCCCGCAAGCGCGTGTACGACCGATTCGGCCAGACGACGAACACCTGGGGTGCGTACCAGGTGTACGGCGAGCCCGCATTCCAGCTGGAGCGGTACAGCCAGACCAGCATCGCGACCGATCCGACGTCTCGCCGCGGGCTCCGTGAGCAGCTCGAGACCCTGACCCAACGCGCGCTGTTCGCCGACGATGCCGACGAGGCGTGCATCCGCGCGGAGCTGGACGACGCCCGGGAGTGCGGTGCGCAGCGCGGCTGGCTGCAGGGCAACGAGCACCAGGCGATCGGCGAGGTGTACCGGGCGTTGGGCGACTACGAGGGCGCGATCGGTTCGTACAACGACGCGTTGCGCACCGGCGGCGCGACGGCGGGTTTCGACATCATCGCGCAGCTGATGGGCGCGCACACCCACCTCGGCGCCGAGCACCTGCGCATCGGCACCGAGGACAACCAAGACCATTTCGCTACCGCTCAGCACCTGCTGGGACTGTGGCGTGAGCTGTCGACGCAGTCCGCGGACTCCGAGCCGGCAGACCCTGAGCTGCTCAAGGCCGAGGCGAACCTCCGCCAGCACCGGCTGTGGTGCCGCATCGCCGAGCGGCGAGGAGACGGAGCGGCGAATCGTGCATCGAGGGACGAGCGGAGCGGTGAGCCCGACCGAGATTGCAGCGAGGAACGAGCGGCCATGCAACGCGACCTGACCGCCGCGTGGCGGGCGTTCCAGAAGGCGTCCGGCGCATTCATGGACGGCAAGGACCGGCAGTACACCACACTTGCCGCCATCGTCTTCGAATGGCTCGGGGCGGTTCACGAGGCGAACGGCGGCCCGGTCGACTCCGGCAGGGTCGAGGAGATGGTCAAGCGGATCCGCCAGGTCCGCAAGCTGGCCGAGGAGGCGCCGTGGTCGGCCGCGCCGTTCGAACGGCTCAGGCTTGCCGACGCCGACCTCGCCCTCCACGTCGTGGGCGGTACGCCCGCCGCGGCCGACGTCGCGGAGGCGTACACCCGGGTGTTCGACAAGGGTCTCAGCAAGCGCGAACGGGCGACCGCGATGCAGTGGATCGCCCTCCTACACGAGTGCCTGCCGCGCGAAGGCGACGTCGCTCGGCAGCGTCGGCAGACCATCCAGCAGGTCGAGATGACCGTGCAGCCGTGGGCAGAGCGCACGCGACCGCCGGCGTGA
- a CDS encoding ribose-phosphate diphosphokinase has translation MGSLERTTKKNLMVFSGRAHPALSKEVARLLGIGLVPTALYDFANGEIYVRYEESVRGCDAFVIQSHTAPINEAIMEHLIMVDALKRASAKRITVIQPFYGYARQDKKHRGREPISARLMADMFKVAGADRLMTVDLHTAQIQGYFDGPVDHLLAMPILADHVEEKYGGEPLAVVSPDAGRIKVAEAWSERLGGAPLAFIHKTRNIDRPNESQANRVVGEVEGRVCVLVDDLIDTGGTIVQAAEALKADGAADVVIAATHAVFSGPAVDRLKNSVVREVVVTNTLPIADECRFDKLTELSIAPLLSRAVREVFEDGSVTSLFNGRA, from the coding sequence GTGGGCAGTCTCGAGCGCACGACCAAAAAGAACCTGATGGTGTTCTCCGGAAGAGCGCACCCCGCGCTCTCCAAGGAGGTCGCCAGACTGCTCGGCATCGGGCTCGTCCCGACGGCCTTGTACGACTTCGCGAACGGCGAGATCTACGTCCGTTACGAGGAGTCCGTACGCGGCTGCGACGCCTTCGTGATCCAGAGCCACACGGCTCCGATCAACGAGGCGATCATGGAGCACCTGATCATGGTCGACGCGCTGAAACGCGCCTCGGCCAAGCGCATCACGGTGATCCAGCCGTTCTACGGGTACGCCCGCCAGGACAAGAAGCACCGCGGCCGCGAGCCGATCTCGGCGCGGCTGATGGCCGACATGTTCAAGGTCGCCGGCGCCGACCGGCTGATGACCGTCGACCTGCACACGGCGCAGATCCAGGGCTACTTCGACGGACCGGTCGACCACCTGCTCGCGATGCCGATCCTGGCGGACCACGTCGAGGAGAAGTACGGCGGCGAGCCGCTCGCGGTCGTGTCCCCCGACGCCGGGCGGATCAAGGTCGCGGAGGCATGGTCCGAGCGACTCGGTGGGGCGCCGCTGGCTTTCATCCACAAGACCCGCAACATCGACCGGCCGAACGAGTCACAGGCCAACCGCGTCGTCGGTGAGGTCGAGGGCCGGGTGTGCGTACTCGTCGACGACCTGATCGACACCGGCGGCACCATCGTGCAGGCGGCCGAGGCGCTCAAGGCCGACGGCGCCGCCGATGTCGTGATCGCCGCGACGCACGCTGTGTTCTCCGGCCCCGCGGTAGACCGGCTGAAGAACAGCGTCGTACGCGAGGTCGTGGTGACCAACACGCTGCCGATCGCCGACGAGTGCCGCTTCGACAAGCTGACCGAGCTGTCCATCGCACCGCTGCTCTCGCGCGCCGTACGCGAGGTGTTCGAGGACGGTTCGGTCACCAGCCTGTTCAACGGCCGCGCCTGA
- the glmU gene encoding bifunctional UDP-N-acetylglucosamine diphosphorylase/glucosamine-1-phosphate N-acetyltransferase GlmU: MSDVRPVTVIVLAAGAGTRMKSRTSKLLHPIGGRTLIGHALAAAEGIEPDRVVAVTGHDREQVEAHIAEIAPDAATAVQQEQNGTGHAVRCGLTALPEQPSGTVVVTYGDVPLLEAATVRAFVGDHQAGGRDVSVLTAEVDDPTGYGRIVRDSHGAVSRIVEQKDATDAERAIREINSGIFAFDAAYLVAALARIGTDNAQGEMYLTDVVEIARADERVVGAYVLDDVWQTEGVNNRVQLATLGAELNRRTLRRWMLDGVTVVDPDATWVDVTVRLAPDVTLLPGVQLHGATEVASGATIGPDTTLTDVTIGERAQVVRTHGSGAVIGAGATVGPFAYLRPGTSLGDGAKIGTYVETKQATIGDGAKVPHLSYVGDATVGDHTNIGAGTIFANYDGMNKHRTTVGRHCKTGSNNVFVAPVTIGDGAATGGGTTVRDDVPPGALAVSAGPQRNIDGWVFKRRAGTPAADAAGAAAAGSADVVHTDSAATSDEE, translated from the coding sequence ATGAGTGACGTACGTCCGGTGACGGTGATCGTTCTCGCGGCGGGGGCCGGTACGCGGATGAAGTCGCGTACCAGCAAGCTGCTGCACCCCATCGGCGGGCGCACGCTGATCGGGCACGCGCTCGCCGCAGCCGAAGGCATCGAGCCCGACCGGGTCGTTGCCGTGACCGGCCACGATCGTGAGCAGGTCGAGGCGCACATCGCGGAGATCGCGCCAGATGCCGCGACCGCCGTACAGCAGGAGCAGAACGGCACCGGCCACGCGGTGCGGTGCGGTCTGACTGCCCTGCCCGAGCAGCCTTCCGGCACCGTCGTGGTGACGTACGGCGACGTACCGCTGCTCGAGGCCGCGACCGTTCGGGCGTTCGTCGGCGACCATCAGGCCGGCGGCCGCGACGTGAGCGTGCTGACCGCAGAGGTCGACGACCCGACCGGCTACGGGCGGATCGTCCGTGACTCGCACGGCGCCGTCTCCCGGATCGTCGAGCAGAAGGACGCCACCGACGCCGAGCGGGCGATCCGCGAGATCAACAGCGGCATCTTCGCGTTCGACGCGGCCTACCTCGTCGCCGCGCTCGCGCGCATCGGCACCGACAACGCGCAGGGCGAGATGTATCTCACCGATGTGGTCGAGATCGCGCGCGCCGACGAACGCGTGGTCGGCGCGTACGTGCTCGACGACGTGTGGCAGACCGAGGGCGTCAACAACCGCGTACAGCTCGCGACGCTCGGCGCCGAGCTCAACCGCCGGACGCTGCGCCGCTGGATGCTCGACGGCGTCACCGTTGTCGACCCGGACGCGACGTGGGTCGATGTCACGGTCAGGCTCGCGCCCGACGTGACGCTGCTGCCTGGCGTACAGCTGCACGGCGCGACCGAGGTCGCGTCGGGAGCGACGATCGGGCCCGACACGACGCTGACCGACGTGACGATCGGGGAGCGTGCGCAGGTCGTACGCACCCACGGCAGCGGCGCCGTCATCGGTGCCGGCGCGACGGTCGGCCCGTTCGCGTACCTGCGACCCGGTACGTCGCTCGGCGACGGTGCGAAGATCGGCACGTACGTCGAGACCAAGCAGGCGACAATCGGCGACGGCGCGAAGGTGCCCCACCTCAGTTACGTCGGAGACGCCACCGTCGGCGATCACACGAACATCGGCGCGGGCACGATCTTCGCCAACTACGACGGCATGAACAAGCACCGGACGACCGTCGGCCGGCACTGCAAGACCGGCTCCAACAATGTGTTCGTCGCGCCCGTGACGATCGGCGACGGCGCCGCGACCGGGGGCGGCACGACCGTACGAGACGACGTGCCTCCGGGTGCGCTCGCCGTGTCGGCCGGACCCCAGCGCAATATCGACGGATGGGTGTTCAAGCGCCGCGCGGGTACCCCGGCGGCAGACGCCGCGGGTGCCGCCGCAGCGGGTAGCGCCGACGTCGTGCACACTGATAGTGCAGCGACCAGCGACGAGGAGTAG
- a CDS encoding acyl-CoA desaturase codes for MTSPSIAGSESDSAQETHGTPEPGAHGTSGAPPSRKEQLALGAFVVVPFLATLAAIPVAWGGWLGWSDVVIAMVLYAVTALGITVGYHRLFTHKSFKPNRGVKIALAIAGSMAIEGPVTRWVADHRKHHKFSDRDGDPHSPWRYGESIGALSKGFAYAHMGWMFNADQTPQRQYAPDLLKDNDIVRIGRAFPWLVLVSLLAAPVAGGLITWSWQGAVTAFFWGTLVRIFLLHHVTWSINSICHTIGESPFRTRDRSGNVWWLAIPSMGESWHNLHHADPTCARHGVLRAQLDISARTIWLFEKLGWVHDVRWPVASRLEARRV; via the coding sequence ATGACGTCACCATCGATCGCCGGATCCGAGTCCGACTCAGCCCAGGAGACTCACGGCACCCCGGAGCCCGGGGCGCATGGCACGAGCGGCGCTCCGCCGAGCCGCAAGGAGCAACTCGCCCTCGGCGCCTTCGTCGTCGTGCCGTTCCTCGCGACGCTCGCCGCGATCCCCGTCGCGTGGGGCGGCTGGCTCGGCTGGAGCGACGTCGTGATCGCGATGGTGCTGTACGCCGTGACGGCGCTGGGCATCACCGTCGGCTACCACCGGCTGTTCACGCACAAGTCGTTCAAGCCGAACCGCGGCGTCAAGATCGCCCTCGCGATCGCCGGCAGCATGGCCATCGAGGGTCCGGTCACCCGCTGGGTCGCCGACCATCGCAAGCATCACAAGTTCTCCGACCGCGATGGCGACCCGCACTCGCCGTGGCGTTACGGCGAGTCGATCGGCGCGCTCAGCAAGGGGTTCGCGTACGCCCACATGGGCTGGATGTTCAACGCCGACCAGACGCCGCAGCGCCAGTACGCACCGGATCTGCTCAAGGACAACGACATCGTGCGCATCGGGCGCGCCTTCCCGTGGCTGGTGCTGGTCTCGCTGCTCGCGGCGCCGGTCGCCGGCGGCCTGATCACCTGGTCGTGGCAGGGCGCGGTGACCGCGTTCTTCTGGGGCACGCTGGTGCGCATCTTCCTGCTGCACCACGTCACCTGGTCGATCAACTCCATCTGCCACACGATCGGCGAGAGCCCGTTCCGTACCCGCGACCGCTCCGGCAACGTCTGGTGGCTCGCGATCCCGTCGATGGGCGAGTCGTGGCACAACCTGCACCACGCCGATCCGACCTGCGCGCGCCACGGCGTACTCCGCGCGCAGCTCGACATCTCCGCACGCACGATCTGGCTGTTCGAGAAGCTCGGGTGGGTGCACGACGTACGCTGGCCGGTGGCATCGCGCCTGGAGGCACGACGAGTCTGA
- a CDS encoding TetR/AcrR family transcriptional regulator: MTPTDSSAESGSAEPAEVVPRARRVPRTRMTSAERREQLISIARGVFAERGFDGTTVEEIAARADVSKPIVYEHFGGKEGVYAVVVDREVRTLLTMMQSALTSGHPRELLQQAALALLDYIEGSSDGFAIIVRDSPVGSSGTYVTIIGDVVSRVEDILIEEFKDRGYEAPLAPMYAQMLVGMVGSTGQWWLDAREPSKEVVAAHLVNLAWRGLSGLEQEPTLNET; the protein is encoded by the coding sequence ATGACTCCCACCGACTCCTCTGCGGAGTCCGGCTCGGCCGAGCCCGCAGAGGTCGTGCCGCGTGCGCGCCGAGTCCCGCGTACGCGGATGACGTCGGCCGAGCGGCGCGAGCAGCTGATCTCGATCGCCCGCGGCGTCTTCGCCGAACGCGGCTTCGACGGCACCACGGTCGAGGAGATCGCGGCGCGTGCCGATGTCTCGAAGCCGATCGTGTACGAGCACTTCGGCGGCAAGGAAGGCGTGTACGCGGTCGTCGTCGATCGCGAGGTACGCACGCTGCTGACGATGATGCAGTCTGCGTTGACGTCTGGGCACCCCCGCGAGCTCCTCCAACAGGCCGCGCTCGCATTGCTCGACTACATCGAGGGCTCGTCCGACGGCTTCGCGATCATCGTCCGCGACTCCCCTGTCGGGTCGTCCGGCACGTACGTCACGATCATCGGCGACGTCGTCAGCCGGGTCGAGGACATCCTGATCGAGGAGTTCAAGGACCGCGGTTACGAGGCACCACTGGCGCCGATGTACGCGCAGATGCTCGTGGGCATGGTGGGCTCCACCGGTCAGTGGTGGCTCGATGCCCGCGAACCGAGCAAGGAGGTCGTGGCCGCGCACCTGGTCAACCTCGCCTGGCGCGGTTTGTCCGGGCTCGAGCAGGAGCCGACGCTCAACGAGACGTGA
- a CDS encoding VOC family protein produces MKLHHVQVSCPPGGEGSARKFYAETLGLLEIPKPPLLAARGGAWFADDDFELHVGVEADFAPARKAHPCFAVDDVDAYAARVGAAGYPVEWDDTIPDVRRFHTADGHGNRVEVRAQLTSR; encoded by the coding sequence ATGAAGCTGCATCACGTACAGGTCTCCTGCCCGCCCGGCGGCGAAGGCTCGGCGCGAAAGTTCTACGCCGAAACGCTAGGCCTGCTTGAGATACCGAAGCCGCCGCTGCTGGCGGCGCGCGGCGGTGCGTGGTTCGCCGACGACGACTTCGAGCTCCATGTCGGCGTCGAAGCCGACTTCGCGCCTGCCCGCAAGGCGCATCCCTGCTTCGCCGTCGACGACGTCGATGCGTACGCGGCGCGCGTCGGTGCTGCCGGGTACCCCGTGGAATGGGACGACACGATCCCGGACGTACGCCGCTTCCACACCGCCGACGGGCATGGCAACCGCGTCGAGGTACGAGCGCAGCTCACGTCTCGTTGA
- a CDS encoding GNAT family N-acetyltransferase, with product MIREAQPADLQGILALLAEDAIRSFEEPAAPTARQRAALDELIADPAHEVLVDERDGRLVATAQVSWLRVLIYDGGLICQIESVRTASDLRGQGIGKALMEYVVDRARERGCARIQLTTNSQRIRAHQFYERLGFTASHVGMKLQLVGADAGLRGRPEGSST from the coding sequence GTGATCCGGGAGGCTCAACCCGCCGACCTACAAGGGATTCTCGCGCTTCTTGCCGAGGACGCGATCCGTTCCTTCGAGGAGCCGGCCGCGCCGACCGCACGCCAGCGCGCGGCCCTCGACGAGCTCATCGCCGACCCCGCCCACGAGGTGCTTGTCGACGAGCGCGACGGGCGTCTCGTCGCCACGGCACAGGTGAGCTGGCTGCGGGTGCTGATCTATGACGGCGGGCTGATCTGCCAGATCGAGTCGGTACGCACGGCGTCCGACCTGCGTGGGCAGGGCATCGGCAAAGCGCTGATGGAGTACGTGGTCGACCGTGCGCGCGAACGCGGCTGCGCCCGCATCCAGCTGACGACCAACAGTCAACGCATCCGAGCTCACCAGTTCTACGAGCGCCTCGGCTTCACTGCCTCGCACGTCGGCATGAAGCTGCAGCTCGTCGGTGCCGATGCGGGCCTCCGGGGTCGGCCCGAAGGGAGTAGCACATGA